The Dermacentor variabilis isolate Ectoservices chromosome 4, ASM5094787v1, whole genome shotgun sequence genome contains the following window.
TTACGGATACGGACATGATGGTTGTCAACCAAGGATCTATCAGCCACGTAAGTTACTTGCATCATAAGATGGTACTTTCGCGTGAGAAACAACCTGCGGTCCTATTCTTGACCGATCACTCTCGGCGAGGTCAGTTTACCTGCACGTTGATAGGCAAAGCCACGCAGCGAGTTGTGAACGTGACGAAATTTAAGAAATGAAATACATCCCTCCAATCGACATTATATTTTCATGTCGCATTTATCGGTCGGTGCACGACGGCATCGAGGTGGGCATTACAGGGTTATAAGGTATCCCCGAAAGTGATTGATGGAGATGCAGCCCTGCCTCGTGCCAACGCTACACTGAATAATTTTCAGCGTCTGCGTGGTGCGATTACCTTGCACTTTGCCCGCACTTGTCGACACCAAAGAGCGACGGTATCAATAGTGCGACAGCAGTTTTTCCGTGCATAAGCTTCTCACTGGTTTCACTTACGCACAACGCTTGAATTTTAAATAAGTAATTATTACGTCCTACAGCCTCTTTCGCACAGGTGCGCGATCGGATATcgttcgaaacgcgcgttcaCTTTGTGTTCAGTTTTACCTCACGCGATTGGCTTAGGCCGCGCCGAGTCGTCAGCCGCTGACGACTCGGCGCGGTCTAGGcgaatcgcgtgaggcgaaactgaacgcacgtttcgaacaacgatctccgatcgcaccccaggtcTCTTTAGAGCGTTCTAGAGCGCTATCGCGGTGCGGTTTACATTCGGCTGATCGAAATAAAGCGCTCGGAACACATTAGCATGGTTCGTTCAGAGCGCCGCTCTCCAGCTCAGAGGGCTCGGAGACACTACCACCTTCAACCTGGGAGACCGACCGAAATCTGACAGAAGCTTTCTGTGGCTCCTAACTCAAGAGGGTTCCGCATCGCTGCAAAATGTCGCAGAGCGACCAGTCAAATGTACCGTTTGTATGCGCTTCTGTCGCTTAGCGACCCCGTGGGCACCAGGCATCAGTCATAGGCCTGTTTGTCTTCCTTCTCACACTACTGCTCTAGAAGTGTGTACATACAGACCAATTTTCTATTGTGCATTTTATGAAATCCAGGATCCCACGATAATGGTGCCGATATAATTTGAAGCCGATGGTCCTTAATGGTAGTTTATACATATTTGCTGTGCCTGCTACCGTAGGCATTAGTGTTCTTGAATTTTTTCTGTGCACACAGTTTCACTACTGGTCTCCGATTTTTTTTACCCGGATAGCCCAAGTGAGCCCAAAATGCTGCCTTCAGCCAATGAATGGTCGCGCATGCAGAACCTCGGGCATTCTGGAACGACAAATCTGCCAACATGTTCCTTCCACATTCATGGAACACGGCACATACTTACGTAAACCATCCTGCCTTCTCATTAGCCTTCTCTGTGAGATCACACTTGTTTCCCAAGCAATAAATGCAAGAAATGGCCGTACACAAGCAAAAATGGTTTGCATCTATTTAAGCAAATGCCAGCAGTGTTTGTAAAAATGTTATCAACAAATGCCCGTATTTAGTAAAAACACTCCAAAAGTATTGCTCAGTATTTCCAAATTCAACCGATGAGGCAACATATCAAATAAATTAAAACTTTCCTTTTTCCCCACCCTCCGAAATTATTTCCAGTGAGCTATTTTCTCTCAATCTTTTTCAGGAATGTGTGTTTCTGCTAAACTCAAAGGACTGGGTCCGCGGAGTAATGAAGGGTGACAGCATCCTGCTTCTGTCTCGCTTTCATGTAAGCGACTTGAATTTCACAGAGCTCAACTCTATCTGTTAAGATTCATACATTTGAATTTTGTAGGGCAACAACGAACGGAGGTTCAGAGTGGAGTTTGACAGGTTTGCCGACAAGACTGGAGTGGAGCAGTGTCAGCTTTGCACAGACTTGCTGTCACAATACTTTCCATTTCATGAACGATCTGAAATTGTAAGCAGAGAATTGCtctctcctttcctttcttctctacTTCAAGTGTCGCTTAGTTTTGCTTTCCTGTAGGTTTGTGCCAAGCATACCTTGCATCGACTATGTGGACTATGTGGcatgaaataactgaaataagCAAGAATTTCTCACTGTGCATTTCGCATTGCTCTTTGAGCAACAGTGCATGCTTTTCAATGTTCTCTGTATTTAGCCGATTTTGTATGCCTGTCATGATTTCTGGACTCTTTAGTGATGTTGCACTGGTGTCTACAGCAGTGGCCTAGCCAGGGTTGCCCACTGGGCATGTGCACCCACCCCAACCCCTCCTCATTGTCCTCCGAGGTCCAGtgcatgccccccctccccccctgccaAAGAAAATTTCTGGCTAAGTCATTGGTCTACAGCCCTAGGTTGTAACTCTGATTCATGGTAAAAAATGTGTTGTTGCATGATCAGTGtttcaaagcaaaaaataaaaggcGAAATTTTGGTGCAAGGGTGACCTTGAGAATTTATCCACCACGACCAACAgattacagggtgtctaccaaccgggaaaaccgggaattctcagggattttgagtagcctggaaaaactcagggaaaattcagggaatttgtccctctatcagggaaaattagctgtaattttattgaaagggtcgaaagtcgcctGGCTCGAgcaagacaggaatcgtaatgaatcgtctttgacgtcctgtcgtcggctggaggagttgccagtgtacagtcaatgacagactttccggattcccgataatttggacggcttcgcggcaccaccatgtaaaccatagagtcaatgtatcagaacgtctaaaatttcgtacgcaagaactcttcgccgtccaattttccggacgttttgccgtgaccgcaggtctgaaacagtattaataaaagccaccactgctgccattttgattacctcgccgcctgaaaccggcgctctcgcacgcagatccgctggcagccgtagccaccgctgccaacgctaggcctagctgcttcgacgttcgctatgaagcttcttatcgttgggtgcagtgttttttattgaaagaattagctattttcagcaatggcactgactgagcctttgcggtcctcgcgattggcttagaagcttggaaagcactgtgcgatgcataatgccggtttccgaaagtcagcttcgcctccgtacaggAATGTTACCCGGTGAAGCatgcgcaaaagtattgcagtgaagcgtaacaagcgcgggaaggggctattgccgcgggacacagtatgtattccttaattatacacgcgtacaccccgtatttcctgtcacagtacgagcaccgatatgcctgatacGTGTagcgacaggccttcagagcgttttcgaatgtgcgtGTGTCGGCttcagcccttaagggcagtaaatgacatgcatttatttttttccgactggccgatttttcggacgttttcgcggcccaaAAGGAGTTCGAAAActaggacgtggactgtgcaactgaccaagaagatgcttcaaatggtccgtggggcgaacgagtgacgGGAGGAGTACAACAACAGAAacgacctacgcattgaggaatgaacgggaaagggagcgtgctgccgccgttttgaaggagcttgagctcaaaaagcaaagtgttggctgatgccgagatgcaagtgtccctcatccaggCCAAAATAAACTctgaagcagtgaaacacaacaatgaggcgtcgtgcgcgggctgagagtacgTCAGGACAGTTGCGGtagacttacgagctgttgagaatgaatctcaattgtgacaaagttcggaccTCGTAccagtgagcttgctatcagttgtagaaatagctcatattcgaaaatatttgcttttgtatggatcttttttattcgtatttgaaaatgtccgacacgatttgcaatttttttcgaagacattttatttgctgtgcattttactaactcctTCCTTTATTCTCTTGTTGAATAATATGAAcgctactccttagtattcaaattctATTAAGTcgtattatttaattttttttatatgcttactAGAAAGCGAGCGCAtcgggcaatatggtttcagctcgtcttgacataaaacagttctgcatcactcagggaatttcgcaaaggcattcagggaaaacctggaaaactcagggaattttgaaatgtcaacttggtagacaccctagaTTAGCTCCATTCTTACATAAAGTGAATGAGAAAGTTTGCAGATCTTTTTAATGTCAGCAGATCTTCATCAATTACCTTGTTATGCAAGAACAGGAAATTTGTCACTCATGCATTACAAGCATGCTAGTATACATGGAaaatatttgcaattattataATACATTCTCAGGTTTCGTACAGAACATTCAACTAAAAATTGAAGAATTTCAAGAATTCCAAAGGCAAAAATTCAAGGAAGGGAAAAAAACCTTATTTGTACACACACACTAGGAAAAAGTGAAATTGATTAGCTGCAAGGAAGCAGTTGCCCAATTGGACACAAGCTTCAAGCTCTTCACATGGCTTTTCAAAGTTGACTTTCCCATTGTAATGATGTCAATTGCCTTCTAGCATGACTGCTAGCAGTGTCTTCAGCCACAGATACTCGTCACGTTAAAGCTGAATGTATGAAACTTGCTTTCCGCCAAGCATTTCTACAACCTAAGGGGCATAAACAGAGCCACGATGGCTGCAGCGTGAACCaactagcaaaacaacaaaaatagtcGTACGGCTTGACTGCTTGATCTGGTCCAGCTGGCTCCACGACGTAATTAAAACAAGCCTGTCATCAGTGGTTGTGGACATGCCACATTGCATCACTTAGCGACACTGAAAAGAAAATAGCTACAATCGTTTTCTGATGGACAGTGTACATGGCTACACCCTGATGTAGAGTTTGTTTGAATGTTTAACGGTCACGACCAGCACCAGTTCTCAAAGAATTCAAGGAGCAGATTTATTTCCAAGTGTTAAGGCCCCTTGAATCTCCAAATTCAGTGATTTCAAGGAGGTGTATGAACTCTGAATTTTTGTCCAACATATTGGATATTGTTTGCACATACAATCACCTGTCAAAACAATGTGCTATTGAAGAGTTAGGCAGTTCAACAGACAGACTGATTAGTAGTGTGCTTCTGCACTGCCAGCATTAGCTGCTTATAGCTACCACAgacattctctcttttttttctcagtttaTGAAATTTAAGGTCTCGCTGAGGCACTTGACAAAGTATGTTACAAAAGAGAGAACCTTGTAGTTTCATACATTATTTTCTCTTTTCAATCCCAATGATTCTTGTCCCACTTCTGTGGGACAAAAGGGCACCATTACCAATATTTTCTATGTTCAATTATTACTGAGAGGCAGGGATGCTTATGCATGCAAGGCTTATCTGCTTTTGTGTCCTTGTATAGGCAGCTACAAGGAACACGGGCATCAACTCAACTGACTTTTTCAAGCAACAGTTTGAATCACCTGAAGTACTCCGTGAAATCGTCAAGTCCTGCCTACAAGATCCTTCGTTCCCAAACTTTGTTAAGCAAGTAGATGACACCTTGCAAAGCCTGCTAAGTAAGCCATAGACCACCACATTACACATGACGAAGAACTGCGGCTTGCAGACAGGTTTTTGTGGGTCAAAGAATGTTCTGAATGTGAACAGTATGTATGTGCAGGGCAAGTACAGTACTAGCACTCTAAGTGTTTTGTGCTGAGCTTCTAAAGGTCCCATTTTTTTATGACATTAAAAATTAGTGAAATAACACCACACTGTGTAAATGCAATGTTTCATACTTTATTATGTTCTTTGTACAATGAGTTATATGTACAAGCATGAATAAAAATTCATGCAACCGAGGTGTCGATCTCTTCTGCGATGGCTGCCAACTTTCACATTGCTgtgataaggaaaaaaaatgaaacaagcaGAAAGTTCAGTCAGCAAACTGCATGCTAAGCATATAATATTTTAATGCACGCACATTGTAACACTACATAAGGTCAAATGAAACTCAAAATTAGAAATGTGCTTAAAGGTGCTCATCATTTAGCCCCGTTCAAAAGTTGGTTACACTGGGATTTGTTAATTGTTGTTCAGGGACCATTCTACAGCGAGGTTTAGTAATAGCCAAGACAGAAGCAACTGGAATGTAGTAAAATGGTGTGAGGAGGTGAACTACCCTCCTCATAGCAGAGGCTCTTTCCAGTTTCATTGATCAATGCCTGCTAGGGGCATTCCTCTTTACTTTTCCCATGGCGGAGCAAAGGGCCCACTTCCTGTTTTCCTGTCAGAACCCCTGCTCCTGCACCCTttcctttctctcactttttttgtTGCATAATGCATTTCGAGGGACAATGCTGCATTTCACAGGAATCCCCGAGTATTTTGTGCACCGCAGAGCATGCATGTGATGCAAAAGCGCCACTGTGCACCACCAAACAAGACAGAAGTTCACAGGAATACTGAGGTTTGAAGTGACCAACAgcagtcgaacaaggaatgtcgctcgAGCCAATGCTTTGCTAGTGCTGCAAGTGCTTTCCTCTTTATTTTTCAACAATTTGACTTCCGTTACCTTACTTTGTGCACCAGTatattctcctcctcctcctcccaattTAAGGTGGGAGAGAGAGCTAAATTAAATTCTAAGGTTTTAGATGCCAAAACCATCTCATTAgtaggcatgccgcagtgggggactccaccTCTTTACGACAGCATCAAGATGGCGGCGTTACATCAATGGAAAGCTGTGTGATTCGTAGTGTGGTGGCAGCTACCCCAAAACCAGATTTGCACAAAGCACACTAGAAAATCGAGGTTTTCCTCAGGTTATATTTCACATTTCTTTGTAAATATTACCTCATGTGATGAAAAGAACACCTAAGGACCacttaaaacaacaacaaaaaaggggaACCCTGGAAATATCAACCAAACAGACCATTCTAAACGCCGTCGCGCCTCAAAGTGGTGGGCAGCAAACTGAAGCAGCGAGCAGCACTTGCCCCACTGATTACCATAGGCAGAACCCTGGCTGGCACGCTAAATGTAATACCTTGATACGCAGACTGTAAACAATAGTTCTTGCTCTCTCGAACTTTGTGTCATGACCACTGCTATAAGACCAATACACAGCTCAACAACAACTAGACAATCATGAACAGAGTCGCCTTTTAAGTTTTTGATGCAACACTTGCATGAAAGCACAGTCATTTATCTGATAAGCATCTTTATTATGCAATCAAAGAAACACGCATGCATGTTTCACAGTGAGCAGGCATGCTGCTATACATGGCTGCACTGTCCCAGCTCTATGCACCTAGAGCTGTCAGTTACTTTGCCTCTGTGCTAAACTCAGCAATGGCTGCCATACAAGTCTCTAATTCGCCCTAAACTTAAATATGCGTCAGTAATTTGGAACCCTAATCAAATTTATCTTATAAATGCACTAGAGATGATGCAGAATCGTGCGACTAGGTTCATCCACTCATCATATTCATACAATATAAGCATATCTTCATTAAAGGCAGAAACAGGTCTGCCTCCCCCCCCTTACCGTCACCGTCGCATCGCTAGACTATCCCTAATTCACAAAATATATCATATTTTCACTCAATCAGATACCTTACATCTTACCACCAGCTCGCATATCACTTTGTACAGGACATTCCCTAAGTATTGTTTGCCCCCGAACCCATACTGTCACCTTTTCATCCGCATTTTTTCCACGCACCACTgtggactggaacggccttccccacgtCATCGTGGCCATCGCCAACCCTCACGCCTTCATTGACGCTGTAAGAGCTCACTACTTATCCTGAATGGtccacgtgttttctttttctacacccaccccttatgtaataccc
Protein-coding sequences here:
- the LOC142579534 gene encoding uncharacterized protein LOC142579534 isoform X2; the protein is MAGHSQSFQCSLQIVRKFPLRRYAAYVPNEKEGPPSDKGTWKVIVSTTNDPLFLYITDTDMMVVNQGSISHGNNERRFRVEFDRFADKTGVEQCQLCTDLLSQYFPFHERSEIAATRNTGINSTDFFKQQFESPEVLREIVKSCLQDPSFPNFVKQVDDTLQSLLSKP
- the LOC142579534 gene encoding meiotic recombination protein REC114-like isoform X1, with amino-acid sequence MAGHSQSFQCSLQIVRKFPLRRYAAYVPNEKEGPPSDKGTWKVIVSTTNDPLFLYITDTDMMVVNQGSISHECVFLLNSKDWVRGVMKGDSILLLSRFHGNNERRFRVEFDRFADKTGVEQCQLCTDLLSQYFPFHERSEIAATRNTGINSTDFFKQQFESPEVLREIVKSCLQDPSFPNFVKQVDDTLQSLLSKP